A genomic region of Lates calcarifer isolate ASB-BC8 linkage group LG9, TLL_Latcal_v3, whole genome shotgun sequence contains the following coding sequences:
- the crhbp gene encoding corticotropin-releasing factor-binding protein produces MRVMERSFREQLFFLVLCLSVLKGDSRYIENNEISKDELYSFFNSELKREIPEELMYRRPLRCLDMVAVEGQFTFTAEHPQLSCAAFFMAEPTEVISVDFDNVDIDCRGGDFITVFDGWVMKGEKFPSSQDHPLPVYERYVDYCDSGSLRRSVRSSQNVAMVFFRIHNSGSTFTLTVRKHINPFPCNVISQSPEGSYTMVIPQQHRNCSFSIIYPVEIDISEFSLGHYNNFPKRSMPGCAESGDFVQLLGGNGIDTSKLLPITDLCISFTGPTHMKIGCDNTVVRMVSSGKFVNRVSFSYRLLDSQELQTIKLNNVEDFCFNN; encoded by the exons ATGCGCGTTATGGAGCGCAGTTTCCGAGAGCAGCTCTTCTTTCTGgtgttgtgtctgtctgtcctcaagGGAGACTCCAGATATATAGAG aaCAACGAGATCTCAAAAGATGaattatattcatttttcaactCGGAACTCAAGAGAGAAATACCTGAGGAGTTAATGTATCGCCGACCTTTAC GCTGTCTGGACATGGTTGCAGTGGAGGGTCAGTTCACCTTCACAGCGGAGCATCCTCAGCTCAGCTGTGCTGCTTTCTTCATGGCAGAGCCCACTGAGGTGATCAGTGTGGATTTTGATAACGTGGACATCGACTGCCGGGGAGGGGACTTCATCACG GTGTTTGACGGCTGGGTGATGAAAGGAGAGAAGTTCCCCAGCTCCCAGGATCACCCGCTGCCTGTGTACGAGCGCTATGTGGATTACTGCGACTCGGGATCACTGAGGAGAAGCGTGCGTTCCTCCCAGAACGTGGCCATGGTCTTCTTCCGTATTCACAACTCTGGCAGCACCTTCACCCTGACCGTTAGGAAACACATCAACCCCTTCC cctGTAATGTCATCTCCCAGTCACCAGAGGGCAGTTACACAATGGTGATCCCGCAGCAGCACAGAAACTGCAGCTTCTCCATCATATATCCAGTAGAGATCGACATCTCAGAGTTCAGCCTGGGACACTACAACAACTTCCCCAAG AGGTCCATGCCTGGATGTGCAGAATCCGGAGATTTTGTGCAGCTGCTGGGAGGAAACGGCATTGACACATCAAAGCTGCTGCCCATTACAGACCTCTGCATTTCCTTCACTGGTCCCA ctcacATGAAAATTGGTTGTGATAACACAGTGGTGAGGATGGTGTCCAGCGGGAAGTTTGTCAACCGAGTGTCTTTCAGCTACCGGCtactggacagccaggaacttCAAACGATCAAACTCAATAATGTGGAAGATTTCTGTTTCAACAACTGA
- the s100z gene encoding protein S100-Z, producing the protein MPSQLEGAMDALIAVFYNYSGNDGDKYKLNKGELKQLLNSELTDFLTSQKDPMLVEKIMNDLDSNKDNEVDFNEFVVLVAALTVACNDFFQEQKKKNK; encoded by the exons ATGCCGAGCCAGCTCGAGGGTGCAATGGATGCGCTGATAGCAGTTTTCTACAACTATTCTGGAAACGATGGAGACAAATACAAGCTCAACAAAGGCGAGCTGAAGCAGCTTTTGAACAGTGAGCTCACTGACTTCCTCACG tctCAGAAGGATCCCATGCTTGTGGAGAAAATCATGAACGACCTGGACTCTAACAAAGACAACGAGGTGGATTTCAATGAGTTTGTTGTGTTGGTGGCCGCCCTGACTGTTGCCTGCAATGACTTCTTCcaagagcagaaaaagaagaacaagtaG